From Nonlabens sp. Ci31, the proteins below share one genomic window:
- a CDS encoding superoxide dismutase family protein, translating into MKKLITGIFALCLTLSISSCKETKETDELTDETETSYEDGMDHEDGMDYEDHTMADGSMMMGKSVAVPMSSKSGSDVSGLIEFMQTEEGVTMNVDLEGLTQGTHAIHIHQNGDCSSDDGKSAGGHWDPTMEDHGKWGEGMYHSGDIGNLEVSEDGKATLEFTTGKWCIGCDDEMKNIIGKGVIVHASADDFKSQPSGAAGARVACGVIE; encoded by the coding sequence ATGAAAAAATTAATAACAGGAATCTTTGCTTTATGTTTGACTCTAAGCATATCATCATGCAAAGAAACTAAAGAAACAGATGAACTTACCGATGAGACAGAAACATCTTATGAAGATGGAATGGATCATGAGGATGGAATGGATTACGAAGATCATACTATGGCCGATGGCAGCATGATGATGGGTAAATCAGTTGCGGTACCTATGTCTTCAAAAAGCGGAAGTGATGTAAGTGGATTGATTGAGTTCATGCAAACAGAAGAAGGGGTTACTATGAATGTAGATCTTGAAGGCTTAACTCAAGGTACACATGCGATACACATACATCAAAATGGAGATTGTAGTTCTGACGATGGTAAAAGCGCTGGTGGACACTGGGATCCAACAATGGAAGATCACGGAAAATGGGGAGAAGGAATGTATCATTCTGGTGATATAGGAAACTTAGAAGTATCAGAAGATGGAAAAGCAACCTTAGAATTTACAACAGGTAAATGGTGTATAGGTTGTGATGATGAAATGAAAAACATTATTGGAAAAGGAGTTATTGTACACGCTAGTGCAGATGACTTTAAATCTCAACCTAGTGGAGCTGCTGGTGCTCGCGTAGCTTGTGGAGTAATTGAGTAG